From a single Granulicella aggregans genomic region:
- a CDS encoding flagellar biosynthesis anti-sigma factor FlgM, with protein sequence MVVDRFGAATTDFSKSVQGKTLADAASAKSAASAQHKQTAEDTTSFTAATNTVQALSKTALQTSPSRQAKVESLRQAVKSAQYQLDSDKISQSIASSDI encoded by the coding sequence ATGGTCGTCGATCGTTTTGGCGCAGCAACAACCGATTTTTCCAAGTCAGTGCAGGGCAAGACTCTCGCCGACGCCGCTTCTGCAAAGTCCGCAGCCAGCGCCCAACATAAACAAACGGCGGAAGATACGACCAGCTTCACCGCCGCAACCAACACCGTCCAGGCCCTCAGCAAGACCGCCCTGCAGACCTCGCCCTCACGGCAGGCAAAGGTGGAATCGTTGAGACAGGCGGTGAAATCTGCCCAGTACCAGCTTGATAGTGACAAGATTTCTCAGTCGATCGCGAGCTCCGATATTTAG
- a CDS encoding flagellar basal body P-ring protein FlgI, translated as MACLPAAASATDHKVLLRDIADVEGVRDNQLVGYGLVVGLHLTGDTQQTFFTVQTLANAMKRMGVQISPAQVVVKNVAAVFITASLPAFARNGMKLDITVSSAGDAKSLEGGVLLMTSLRGPDGQVYAEAQGPLTLGGYTEGSLGNVKTVNHPTTGRIPGGAIVEREAQVDLSQFHTVSFVLRNPDFTATKDMADVINKEFHNPIATQLDDRAVQIDVKGSGTSSVPLLIAQVQALSINFHSPAKVVINERTGTIVMGGNVTLSPVSVLHGSLSIQVETTFEVSQPLPGSRTGTTTPLANSTVAVKDLPAQSIRLDNGANVDDLIRGLHAIGATSRDIVAILQAIKASGGLQADLEVI; from the coding sequence GTGGCTTGCCTCCCGGCCGCAGCGAGCGCCACGGACCACAAGGTGCTGCTGCGCGACATCGCGGATGTCGAGGGTGTTCGCGACAACCAGCTGGTGGGTTACGGCCTGGTTGTCGGACTGCATTTGACGGGCGACACGCAGCAGACATTCTTCACGGTGCAGACACTGGCCAATGCGATGAAGCGCATGGGGGTGCAGATCTCTCCGGCGCAGGTGGTGGTCAAGAATGTGGCGGCGGTCTTCATCACGGCGTCCTTGCCGGCGTTCGCGCGAAACGGCATGAAGCTCGATATCACCGTCTCCTCTGCGGGAGACGCGAAGAGCCTCGAAGGTGGCGTCCTATTGATGACATCCTTGCGGGGCCCCGATGGCCAGGTCTATGCGGAGGCGCAGGGACCGCTGACGCTCGGTGGTTACACGGAGGGCTCATTGGGCAATGTCAAGACAGTGAATCATCCCACTACAGGCAGAATTCCCGGCGGGGCCATTGTGGAGCGCGAGGCGCAGGTGGACCTGAGCCAGTTCCATACCGTCTCGTTCGTTCTTCGGAATCCCGACTTCACGGCGACAAAAGATATGGCCGACGTGATCAATAAAGAGTTTCACAATCCGATTGCAACCCAACTGGACGACCGAGCGGTCCAGATCGATGTGAAGGGAAGCGGGACGAGTTCTGTTCCACTGCTGATCGCGCAGGTACAGGCGCTTTCGATCAACTTCCATTCGCCGGCGAAGGTGGTCATCAACGAGAGAACCGGAACGATCGTAATGGGCGGCAACGTGACGCTGTCGCCGGTCTCGGTGCTTCATGGCAGCCTGAGTATCCAGGTCGAGACGACCTTTGAGGTCTCGCAGCCCCTGCCGGGCAGCAGGACGGGAACGACGACGCCGTTGGCGAACTCTACAGTGGCTGTGAAAGACCTTCCCGCGCAATCGATTCGGTTGGACAACGGGGCCAATGTGGACGACTTGATCCGCGGGCTTCACGCGATCGGTGCGACTTCACGCGACATCGTGGCCATTCTGCAGGCAATCAAAGCATCAGGCGGCCTGCAGGCCGATCTGGAGGTGATCTAA
- a CDS encoding flagellar basal body L-ring protein FlgH, whose translation MTRFSLPIRSLVVMQVFAMSALSANAGIKPVKKNSQELRADYLTHLNEQYMPPPNPKTVGSIWSAANALGDLSSDYRARNVNDTIIVQVSVQTTAAQSGDVNSSRAFNTTSGISGLVGDIATKGLNPLLTANSATTLKGSGATSSNTTFSTNLTGQIIAVLANGNMVIEAERKIAMNNQHEDLIIRGIVRPGDISSANTIPSAALGNLEIEMKGKGIISDSVRPPNILTRTVLWLFGF comes from the coding sequence ATGACCAGATTTTCCTTACCTATTCGCAGCCTCGTTGTGATGCAGGTCTTCGCGATGAGTGCACTCTCTGCGAACGCCGGGATCAAGCCGGTCAAGAAGAACTCTCAGGAGCTGCGCGCAGACTATCTCACTCACCTGAATGAGCAGTACATGCCTCCGCCGAATCCGAAGACCGTCGGCAGTATATGGTCGGCCGCGAATGCGCTCGGGGATCTTTCGTCGGACTATCGGGCGCGCAACGTGAACGACACCATCATCGTCCAGGTCTCGGTGCAGACGACTGCCGCACAGAGCGGCGATGTGAACAGCTCGCGGGCTTTCAACACGACATCCGGAATCTCAGGACTTGTTGGCGACATCGCCACCAAGGGTCTCAATCCATTGCTGACCGCTAACTCCGCCACTACCTTGAAGGGCTCGGGCGCGACCTCTTCTAATACGACGTTCTCGACGAACCTAACGGGTCAGATCATCGCTGTGCTGGCGAACGGAAACATGGTGATCGAGGCAGAGCGCAAGATCGCGATGAACAACCAGCACGAGGACCTGATTATTCGTGGGATTGTAAGACCGGGCGATATCAGCTCCGCGAATACCATCCCGTCGGCTGCCCTTGGCAACCTCGAGATCGAGATGAAGGGTAAGGGGATTATCTCGGACAGCGTTCGTCCGCCGAACATCCTTACCCGCACCGTTCTTTGGCTCTTCGGCTTTTGA